tgtatatataatatatagcATTATACTATCGCTATTTATCAATGTGTATATGATTATAGAATATTgttaatattactattattattacctgtTGTCTCATTGAATGTAGCCTCTCCAACCTGCATCAATCAAAAGCTGTACTATTAACAGCTCTTGTTAAAAGACAGTTTTGACCTTCAGATATCTCTTGCTGGGTATTTTAAGTCCTCTAAGCAAGGAAAGATTCAATGCGAACTTACGTCTCTGTTTATGAATGCTCATTTTACAGAGAAACGTTTTTTCTGGGTGTGGCATCGTCCTGCTCGTCCAAGCACACACAACAGTTGGAATGgtggcaataataataatggcgGCGTCAACAACAATCAGAATACCGGTGGCGGATACGGTGGAAGCAACTCTTGGAGTGGCGGGAACGGAAATAATGGAGGTGTATCCAATAACCAACAAGGCGATGCTGCAAGTCCAGGTAAGTTTACTTACTCCAAAGCTACTTAATACTGATTACAAAACCAGTATGTCTCGCTCTATATATAGTGTAAACCAGGCTGTGAATATTAACAAGTTTGATCAAAAGATGGGTATATCCTTCTAATCGTCTGAAACAGTGCGTGGATATCTAGAATTTTGATCCAAAACTGGGTAATTTTCGTCCTATGGTCTAAAAAGGGGTATTGATATTCAACAACTTGATCaggaaatttttaagtttccTTCCTTCAAATGAAATAGGCTAtggatttttataattttgatTAAAATACGAATCTCCTTCGTTCTACGGTATGAGAGAGGGTATAGATATTTACAGTTTTGATCTAAAAATGGTTGTCTTTCGCTCTATGGTCAGAGACAAAGTATGGTTATTAAGTTTTTTGACCGAAGGTATGCTTCGTTGTATGCGCTGAAACAAGGCtaggatttttcttttttttgaagaGACAATGTGCAAGTTTCCCGTTGTGTTGCCTTTAAATAGGGTAGAGGTTCTTAAcattttggttaaaaaatggGTCTGTTTCATTCCATGGCTTGAGAAAGGATATTTTTGTGTACACGTTTGATTAGAAAGAGAGTATCTTTCGCTCTATGGTGTAAAGCAGGTCATGCATTTTGTACATGTCACATCACATCATCGTTTCGTTCTATGGTCTGAAGTAGCATATAGATTTTAACAATGTTGCTCAGGAACCGGGTGTCTTTTAGTTATATGGTGTAAATTAGGATGTGCATGTTTTAcaattttgatttgaaaatgGTTATGTTTCGTGGTATAGTTTAAGGCAGGTTACAGGTTTTTACCTTAGTAAAACTCTGGTTCCAAAAGAAACATAATTTGATGGGAAATTAGATGTCAACTTTAATTCGTCTGGTCTCAAATAGTCCGGCACACACAATACCTAAAATTTCGATGAACTCGTACGCGCTCCGGAAACCTCTTCGATTCTGCTGTGTCCTCGGCAGTGATAAGGTAGTGACAGGCACGCTTGTCTCTCACTTAAAATCAATCCAAAACTACAAAAACGAGCAGCCTATCTAGGTTGAAGTTTCATATTAGAACTAAGGATCTTCCTGAACTTATAAATGGCAGCAACTACTCCGCGTGCGCAATTTCTACCTCTTAAGTTGAGCCCGTGCTCCTAGAACTGTCGACATTTTTCAGCATATTATAAGtgtatatataatatatagcATTATACTATCGCTATTTATCAATGTGTATATGATTATAGaatattgttaatattattattattattacctgtTGTCTCATTGAATGTAGCCTCTCCAACCTGCATCAATCAAAAGCTGTACTATTAACAGCTCTTGTTAAAAGACAGTTTTGACCTTCAGATATCTCTTGCTGGGTATTTTAAGTCCTCTAAGCAAGGAAAGATTCAATGCGAACTTACGTCTCTGTTTATGAATGCTCATTTTACAGAGAAACGTTTTTTCTGGGTGTGGCATCGTCCTGCTCGTCCAAGCGCACATAACACTTGGAATGGTGGCAACGGTAATAATGGTGGCGTCAACAACAATCAGAATACCGGTGGCGGATACGGTGGAAGCAACTCATGGAAAGGCGGAAACGGAAATAATGGAGGTGTATCCAACTACCAACATGGATAAAGGGGCTTTTGTTCAAATGGGATGCATCGATAATGATAGTCGTCAGTAGCTGTGCGTGTAACACTTTAAACTACTAGTAGGAAGCCTTCATCCCCATGtcgacttttttctttcaactgggTGTTATGTCAAGTTTGTGTtaaatctttcaatttttggtAGGACTGATGTAAGAGTCGAGATGTTCAGCAATAGGAAGGCAATGAAATAAAACTGCGATGTTAGTTACCTTTGTTTTGTGCTTGCCTGGTATTCTCGGAGTATTCATATCTACGCTCTAGATTACAGGTTCGGGAAATTGCAAGCGAATGATTACAATGAGATCACTGTCATGCGAACATAACGAAAGGAGATGGTAGTTTAAGTGTAAAATCCTAGCATTTTATGGAAATCACTCTGAAACAAGTAAGGCCACACTCGCCTTGATGGTGTGGCCTTAATTATCTGAAATTGTAGCGTAGAAAATGCTAAGATGTTGACGCTCACTCGCCAAAATGGTGTGGTCTAGCCTCAGACAGTGCGCAAAAGGAACCACAGACAGTAAAAATGTTCGGTGATTACCAATTAGTAATTTGTCGCGCGCCATGTTGAAATATTAAGAGCAGTTCTCTGAGAAAGTGAGGGAAtgttggaaatgaaattttttttttttgtggaggTAAGTTGTCTGGGCGAATGAACGAATACTGGGTCACCCAATGTATTGTTACCACGGTAAGTTTAAGTTTAAGTTTAATAATGCTTTTTACCACCGTACAAGATAATAaactaataaataataaaggaaaaaaaaactataaacACGGTAACAGCAATTGATGACGCCAGCCTCACTCAGGTCAATGATTTGTGCTTCAATTGTACTCTTACTCTACTTTAAAACTTGCTTTTAATTTAATCCATTTCTCGACTAAATTTCAACCAGTTTCCTTGAAATTCCAATGGAGAGTGTAGCTATCCACCTATTTAATAATGGTATTCTTGACCATTTCGAGAAAGTCTTCAAAGGCAAGTAGTagtactaataataataagcaaTAACATAGGGAACTTAGTATAATTACAGTGGAAATAATTGGAGGAAGgcaaaacttgttttcatcgCAGTTACTCCCGTAGTCTCCCTGTGTGATATTTACGGAACCCTTTACGAAAGCAGACTGTTTGGAATTGTCTTGCTCTTTGTTGGACTTCGACTGAATGTTTCGTGTTGGTATACTGACAGGCAGCCATGCGTTAGTACTATTCATATCTGCCTCATAAACAGTGAGCATGAATAATTAAAGttctgtttatttatttatttatttgcctttTTCCTATTGTATTAATAATTTGTCCATAGCTCAATGTATGGCGAGGTGACCTCTAGAAACCACCGGGGTTATAGTAAAGGCCACCTTATTCACACCGATAAGCTTATATAGAAAGTGAAACAACTGTGCGGCTTTGCCAATTTACTGAGTatttattttactaaaaactCCAGCAGTTTTTTCTTAAAGTTGGGAAAACTTGAGAGAGAAGTGACTGTAACAGGAAGGAAATTCAAGATCTTTGGACCTTGGAAGGGAATTGtgaatttgtttaaaattagTTCGGCAATGATGCACGCGATAATTATTCGTTTGGCTTTTCTGGTGCTGTAGCCATGAATTTGACTGTTTGtaaaaaacaagttgaaaaacaatGGAGGCAAGAGTTTACAACGGTAACAGTAAATAAATTTAGCTATTTGAAACGTGttgatttgaaaaatgtctaAAATTTCTGGTTTGGAGAATAAAGGGGGAGAATGTGCCCTATAATCATCTGAATTGGTAATAGCTCGCATAGCCCGTTTTTGCAAACAGTAACTGCTATTCAAGTTAGTTATGTATGTAGACAACCACGTGGAGTTACAATAGATGATACAAGGATAAATTAGCGAGTAGTACAAGGTGAGTTTAGTTTTTGAAGATAGATAGAAGCAAGACCTGAACAACATTCCAATTGATAGCTGATATGATCTTTCCATGTAAGGTGCTCGTCAATATACACCCCAAGAAATTTAGCAGCGTTGGTTTGAGTTGAAAGTTGATCACTAAGGGAGATAGAAAAGTTGTGGTTACATTTCTTCTAACAAGATTTGAAAGAGAGATGAGTCGTTTTCTTTACATTCACCGCTAATTTGTTACATCGTAACCAAACTTCTACATTTTTTAGTTCGTTATTTAGCACAGACTCTAAGCTATTTGGGATGGAATGAGAATCAAAAGTACTGGTATCGATAGCAAAGAGCAGAAGCTCTACCAATTCTGAAGCATTTGGGAGATCGATTATATAAAGTATGAAAAATAAAGGGCCAAAAATGGAACCTTGCGGTACACCACATTTTATGGTCTGCATCGGGGAACTAGTGTGATTGAATTGAACAAATTGAAAGCGATAAAAAAGTAGCTTTTTATCCACTGCAGGCCCACATCACGGATACCATAGTGTTCCAGCTTGGTGAATAGGATTTCATGATCGAGGGTATCAAACGCTTTGGAAAGATCCAGAAAGATACCTGCAATGGTTTCATGTTACGTTGGTCAATAGCAGACGAGATTTTATTAACCAAATGAATTAGCGCGTGTAATGTCGAGTGATTTTTTCGAAAACCAAACTGATGGAGAAAGAAtatttcgtttgttttgtcaaattcgACTAAGCGATTGTACATGACTTTTTCAAAGAACTTTGAGAAATTTGGCAGCAAAGAAATTGGTTTATAATTTACTCTTATCCTCGGTTTTGTACTGAGATGGGAATTACTTGGAAATATAGAGAAAGATTTGTTATGTTTGCCAGAGGTGCGGAAATCAGGTAAAATGATTGCTTTATCAGTGACGCATAGAAATATTGTCGTAACCAGTGGCCTTTCTCGGCGAAAACAAACTACAAATGTTTTACAATTCACGAGTATCGATGGGTTTTAGAATGATAGGAGGATAATCTCTACTACCAAGGAACGAGCGAAAAGTGGTCCAATTCACAAACTGGTCAGAGTTCCAGAGGAAGTCTAGTTTGGCCACAAAAAGCAGTTCTCAGTTTAGCAGGACCGAAGCGTTAAGATTTGCGGACTGGTCACTGATTTAGCTGGTCGTCTGTGACTAATAATAAGCTTTCGTAGAATGGTTTTCAACTGAGTTTTGTGTAAACTGCGGATATGACCCATCACAGCAGGTccacaaaacatttttagccaATTAGAACTTAAAGCAAGTGCATGTCACCTATTCAAAACGGGAGAATACGGGCATAAAATGAttcctttttctctctttacTGATCAAGAATTACCTTAAGATCTGACAAGCAATCACGGACCACTGAGAAATTCGCAAACAAGTATAAGTATATTATGGGGCATTCGAAAACAGCTATGTACTGACAAGAAATATCAAATACATGGCAAGAACGAGAACACAAGAGGCAGATTCTTAGAGAAGAAACCTTGCTAGCATGAATGGTACGTGACAGAAAGAGTGATGTGCTGGGTTATCTCTTGCGAACCATGTATGCTAGAATTTTGCTTGTTATGTTAGCTGCACTTGGACGAATGGCGTAGTAAACGATTTATGCAATACGTGGGAATTCTTATTCCCTttttgccccccccccccccccccaaaggTTCTGATCGGTAACTAAATAAGTGCGCATGTTCTGATTACTTGATACCTTGAATCAATCAATTAATAAAAGCTTGCGTCTGTCTAAATATAATATCAAAGCACTAGACCACGCATTTCTATGGTTACGGTCGAAATATGGAAAAAGTACTTAGAACGAGGGACGACCGCACAAGAAAATTCTAGCGTTTTCACCAGCCTCGgataaataattcatttttttcctcgcATTCCAATTAGTTTGATTCAGTAaccgaaaaagaaaagctctGACGACGTTttagaaacgaaaaaaagcaCTAACCACCTATCTGAATCTGAACTTACTTTGATGACCTGTACACACGTCTTTCATATTTTACGCGATTGAAAATTGTATCAAGGGTCACCTGCTtaagtaaattgtttttttttccagtgctTCCTTAATGTTTTGTTACCGTATTGGTAATGATATCATGTCTGAGAAGTCCAACCGAATATTCTCGAGGTCACCATCTGAGATGACTCCCCTTACACTTGCACCCGAAATAGTTGGCAGAATGATTTCACTTGAATTGTCTTGCGAAAAAGGCTTTCTTCATCAGCTGGGAGACTGACAAATTGTCCCTCTGTGGTAGTTGATCTTCGAAAGCGCCACTGTGCCCTTACTTTGTCTAATACGCTCTTTGGCTCTAAACCACTGAACTAAGGATGGTGCGACATCTTTTCTCTCAAATCTTGAACGTCACAGCCTTGTTTTCAATCTCGTCTTTGAAAACATTCTTAATTAATTCCTCCATTTCTGCACTCCATTgaaattttgatgttttggAAACACTTTCCTCTGAAGCTGGAAGACTTTTGTCAGCTgggttattttttgtttgctcaCATGCATTCCTCGTATATTTCattactagaaatagtgttcactagagctgcccccgccttttataacctgtttatgggatgtgtatttgatataaatactgtgcataacaccgttgaaaaattaacgtttcaagcattttattgaagttcacattcatttaaatagttaacaatatttatctgtaaatttgttaaagaaggagtaataacgtctactgaatcttttaagagacgcgcactaaactttatcaaggccaaccgccttattagttttcaaaagtctaatggatcttgaaaccAAATattcactaatcggttgaagaaaactgatgaataacagcggttaatctagaaatagaccgggcatggaaataggcattaagaGCGCCTGTctgtaaaaatcaaacaaattcaaaatttcgcGGCAAGAGTAGAAAATTCgatttctttcatattttaaTGTTAGAAAGGCTAGGGTATAACTAAAATCACTGTATAGTTTTTTCGGTGAAATATCCTTTTATTTCAGAGATAAATGCAAATAACCAAAATCCGTTAAAATAGTCATTTGAGGCGCTCAATTATGACATGGGTTTGGAAGCCTCGCGTGCAAACAACGACAACTCTACCGTCTTTAAAACACCACATCCTTCTTTGACAACTTCTAAATATCTGTTAAAATGATTTGGGAAGATACTGCTCTGTTCTTTatatacaaaataattaaatttcgaAGGCATACAATTTACTTCAGTAAAAGTAATGCGTGAAAAAACATAATTTTCACCGTGTGCGAAACCTTCAAATCGATTAAGGTGCTGGTGGTTGAATGTTAGAAGCATGGTCTACagatttctgaaaaaaattctttgggCAAATGATTAATAGCGACGCGACAGCTTTACAAAATCTATCAAAAATGAAGATATTTGACTTTCCGCGGTCAACTTTGAAGTTGCGAGGCGGACACAAAATTTAGTCCCTTCACTTCTCTAAACCCACATTAGGTTAAAATAAGCAGATAGAAAACTGTTTTGAAATGATCTTACCTTAAAATCTGCTGTAAAAGACGAGTCATAAGGCCATTTCAGCTTGATTTTCGGGTCATTCGTCGCTTGACCTCTGGTTTGTAACGTCTGCACTATATGTGTACACGTAACACCGACACACCACGTCAACGTTCGACGTCTTCAACGGTCGAATATCAATCTTTGATCAGTATTAGGCGAATTTTATCACGGTTGCATCTTCTTCGACGGCTTAGGCATTTGTTGAACAATGTTTTTCACTGCACGAAATATTTTTAATCCTGCTACAATGTCGGCGCTGTTCGTCACGCAATACTGTCAAGTGCATTTAAGCGGGGGAGGAGTGGTGGTGCTTGAAAGTACATGTAGTGCACCTTGGgtgcttttcattttcccaAATCAACCGGTTAGAAACCAGTGGAATTATCAAGAGAAAATGGAACGACATTTTccagttaagaaaaaaaaattccaagagAATAAAACGACCATTTACAGTTCGACCGAAATTCTAACCACTTCTTGGCAAAGTAGGACTGGAAACGAGAATTTTTGGAAATGGAACGACAAGGACAGACCGGTCAAAGAGGACCACCTCTGGAGGTAGACCACTTTGACCGGAAAATTTCTACGCGGACCAAAGCGTTCCATTTACCCCTATATAGAAACCCATAATACACGGctaaagaatttttttaaatttatcaaCGAATACTATGCATTTGTACAGTGACGTTATTTTACTACTACGACCAGAttccttttgttgttgttgtttttttactttcatatatatttttttgaatttggaaATCCCAGGGAGGTCATCTTTTTATGGTGACTCACGAACCAACCTTGCGGGAGCTTGACACATTGCCAAATTAACATGACTGAAAGCCACGATCGCCTTGCGAAGGTTTAGACGTGGGGACGTGAGCGATTCTTCatctaaatttatttattcttaaaaatttctttcctcTCCATTAATCCTTCATATGGTCGCCATATTGAAAGAACGGGAAAAGTAAATGACGCACATGCTCCAGCGCCATGTTGTCCTCAATGTCTGGCCATGTGGACCGTTATCGCGGAAATATGGTACACAAGTACTTGAATCTCAGATATGTAACAGGTTAAATCAAGAATTGTAAAATGAACTCACAGCACAGACCACCAAACGCATTTAGCCAAATTAGAAGTACCGTTTCTTGAAGGGAGAAGTTAATAAGCGCCATCCTTATTAAGCACCCTCCTTCCTATAAGCACCTCTCCTTCGAGGAAATACGGTATTTACATAGCTTGCAGAATGTAACAAAGCGTTTAAAGAGCTGCATCGTAACATCAACAATACTATGATTCTAAGAGAAGGGTTGCGAAATGACCTTAAAGCAAGAGGTCCCTAGACTGCGACTGCATGCTTATGTTAGAGTTTGTTGTACAGAATTGCAGCTGCAGCCTTGTACTAAATACTTCAACAGCTCCAAGAAGGGTTTCTTTCGCTTTATGTTGATAGATGAAATGTCAAGTTCATAAAAATTGCACATGTCTCAAAGCATCTGAACAGAAAACTTTGACAGTTTGGAGCAAGCAACTAGTTCGCAAATGTTATGTGTATCGTACATAACCGGATGCTGTACTGAAATTTCCTCCACGACTTTCTTACTTAATTCCTCAATACTCTGTTCCTGGATCATATCCATCTCTTCCTGGTGTTCTGTTTCTTCGTCCTGTGGCTCGTCAGCTGCAGCAACTCTTTTCGCAGCAAGGcgtgaaaaaaaacttgcaacTTGCTGAGACGTCAGATAGCTGGCGGCGCCAAACTTAAAGGACCCATCCGCGTTTCTGGCCTTCCTCATCGACTTAGAAACGTTAGAGGGATCTGCTTTGTGCCCAGTCCTTTCGCCGATTTGGAATACTTCTGTAAGGTATTGTTTCTGGCTCTCGCTAAGTCGGGTTCTCTGAATACTGGCGGATTTCAACGCCCAGCCCATTGGCAACGATGAACAGGAATTGAATGCTTGGCATGCTTCAATATCTTCTAAAGGATTTTCAACAATGGCAGTACCCTGTTCTAGCTTTGTTGCATAAGATATCATTGCCTTATCGAAAAGCGTTTCATTCTCTAGAGCATAGCTGTGCCTTCCGACATCAAGATGATGTTGAAGTGACGAAAATCTTTGGAAGGATTTTATGCATCCATCCTCAGGACATGAAAATAGTTTACCGTGACACTCTTGGTCCTCGTCACTCAGTTCCTTCGAAGCTTCCCTCATGCTGGATGTTAATTGGACATCTTCTTGCTGCGTGCAGGTTGCTTTTCTCCGTGGTGTGATGGTAATAAATTGAGCTTTAGGAATTTTGGCCCCCTTCAGTACGTTTAGCACTGGTACGGAGTAGCTCTCTGGTAAAGTAAACTGACTCCATGGGCGGAATTTACCAGGGCCAACTGCGTACGATCTCCAGACTCTCATTCCTTCTTTGCTGTattcaatattattgatgAGGCTAACACCATCCCACTTTACAGGCGCGGACTTGGGAATATCTAGTTCATCGCATAATGTAGCCCTTACTCCAGACACACCACCAGATGACTCTATGGCATTCTTCAATTGATCAGCAGTCTCCACATCGTGACCAGAGTTAAGATATATTCTAACGTGATTCTTTATAGTTGCTGCTTTGCGGTCACACGACCCTTTGCCTCCTTGTGGGTCTGAGAAATCTAATTTCACGGTAATGTGGTACTTGTTAGCTACCTGCTGAATTGCAAGTAATGTGGATGCACTGTGGTAGCATCCAGCATTATCCTGCCTAAAGTACACACAATTTAATTCAGGCATCGTTGTCTTGAGCTGCTTGAAAACGTCATCGATGATAGCCAAAACTGTGACACTGTCTTGGTTacagctttgaaaaatgtgtagaAATGTTAGCATTTGAGGTTGACCCTCGGAATTTCTTATGGCAGTGGTAATGTGCCATGAAATACCTCGTTTGccaaaccaatcagattggcTCTCGCGATATTTTCTTGGAAGGTATTTCATGGCCCAATCCAAGACTAGAAGTACAGAGCGAGTGTCTAGTGACTTTAACACATCCAGTCGCGCTTCATCTTGGTTGATTGATCTGAGTAAATGAGCTTTCCATgcttcgattttttttttagctaaaGAAACGACATATTTCATCTCATCTTTCTCACCATTTGAGGTATCAACACTTTCCAGGGCGGACTCAATTTCACTAACAACATTAGAAAACAAGTCACACCGATCACATCTGAGATCGTGCTCATGATCACAGGTGCTGACGAAATCGGGATCACTCTGGTAACTGAGGGCGTAGGCCCGACAGTGATCTGGAACTCTGGAACTTGGCGTTACATGTACCTGCAATCGAATGGTAATGGTGGGAAAGTATTGTATGAATTTCTACTGACAATGTTTTAACATTTCAAGTTTAATTAAGTTAATGTGAGCACGAAGTTACTGAGAAGTCGCTCCAAAATGTAAGTCATTTCATTCACATGGATTTACCCTTCGAACGACAGTACATGTAAATGAATACCCCCAGGGAGATTTATTCCTTAGGCTAAGAGTCTGTACATTATTGCTTTACAAAAATCTTCTTTACCTGTTCAGGGTAAGGTAATAGACTTCAAGTAACGTAGCAAATATAGCGTCAGAAAGTAGCGCAAACCAACAGCAAGTTATACTGATccagagaaaaaaagtttgttaaaaacgttttttcttCTAGGTTACAGAAGAAAACTCGAAGAAAATGATCAGTACTAAGATGTACACCTAAAAATTAGAATTTTTTATATTAATATTGTAATGAATATGTAGACCTACCTTAAAGTCACTCTTGAGATACCGTTTGGCCATCTTTAATTTTTCGCTCTGGTCTTTCGCCCATGAGAGGCCTTTGCCGTGGGCGATGTCACCTAGTTTTTCGATAACATCTGCTAATTCTTCGAAGGCTTTCGCGCCCTCTGCTGAGACATAATCAAGTCCTTGAAGGGATTTGCGATGAGATGCGGAACAAACTTTCAGTATCCTACATAGAGTGGTGCGGCTCATAGGAACAAAGCCAGTCTCTTGGCAATAGCTCTGGTACTGTTGGACAATCAGCTCGGGAACCATGGTCCTCACGACGTTTGGAACCTTAATCTCGGTGTTCGAGGACAACTTTTCAAGGTTTTCTCACCGAAAGGTAAATCTTGCATTACATACGGACTGGTGATGAATGTCAAGAAGTGGTCAAGTTTCTCCGGTGAGACTTTCATTCTTCTGTTTTCAACTAAAGGAACAGTAGAGCCTCTCCCGTGGAGTAGGATATGGTGCCGTGCGATATTGTACCTATATCGTGAAAGATTAGGGATCCACGTTTTGACAACTTTAAAGCTGACCTTATCAGCCATGATCGATAATATCTGTCTGCGCGTACTCCAGTGACTTGCATTTTGATAACACTCAACTAGAACTCCCATTAGCGTAGAATCAATATCGCGTTCGTCTTCTTTAGATGACTGCAAGGAATTGAGCAACATCTCTGCGCTATGAGGGGCTATTTCTTCCAACGCTGCAGCTTCTTCCCAGGGTGTAATCAATGAATAACGGATAGGACTTATGTCTCTGGAGgccaaaaatgaatttagcttttcctttgaagtgCAACGTTCTTCATAGACATCTTCAGATGGAGTTCTAAAACCTTCAGACGGTTGATAGATACTTGATGGTGTTTCGATATTTACGCTTTTTGGCGTCCACGTTACTGCACTTGTAGCGATAGGACTAAAGGTTACCTCTTCATCATCCTATGGATAGAAAAAAAGTGAGTTCAGAAATAAGTTCCCAAACTTTTAGGAACGACAATGTGCGTGTTAACCGTTTAGTAATACAAACGCATTTGTTTGTAGCCTTGCCTTATGAAGTTTTGCATGCATGAATGGCTTTATCTGTTGGTCCACAGGAAAAACTCGAGATTTTGAACCTCATaccgtaaaattccgaaaataagcccCTCCAAATATATGCCCCCCAAACTGCTAACGCAAAAAACCCTCCGTTACATTCCCCCTCCAAATATAAGCCCCCCAGGGGTTTGTAATAAGGAAAACTACCCttaaatgcaaagtaaaacaaaGCATAAACAGCAAATTTACCCCCAACTATAAGGCTAGCCCAATTGATTTTGAAACGCAAATTTCCCTCCATAGATAAGCCCCTTTGAATATAAGCCCCTCCAAAAGTAAGCCCCTCAGTAAgggcctttgaaaaatataagccccggggcttattttcggaattttactGTATATCAGAATCGTCTCAAATCCATTTATCGAGGTCGAAGTGTTCTAACAATCGCCTATTAGACGTGTTTTACTTATTTTCTATCCTCTGTAAAGACAGTGAGTTTCATTTACTCCAATTGACAAGCAAATGTTACCTGGGCCTCTTCTAGGTTATAACCACGTGGTCAGGTGTGGTAGCCGAATAGCCATACAGTCTAAAATAACAGCTGTCGCTTCTCGCACAAAGCGGGGTAGCCCGGTCTATCTccttacaatttttttctaaaggACTCCAATCATTTTGTTCACACAATGGATTCTCTTTTAGATACTGAGTGTGTCTACACGATGGATTCTCTTTTAGAT
The DNA window shown above is from Acropora palmata chromosome 7, jaAcrPala1.3, whole genome shotgun sequence and carries:
- the LOC141886404 gene encoding uncharacterized protein LOC141886404 yields the protein MKASMTAVLLFFVLGVSNGRSRFSSSEVNDVDVDAENVTSPEKRFFWVWHRPARPSTHNSWNGGNNNNGGVNNNQNTGGGYGGSNSWSGGNGNNGGVSNNQQGDAASPEKRFFWVWHRPARPSTHNSWNGGNNNNGGVNNNQNTGGGYGGSNSWSGGNGNNGGVSNNQQGDAASPEKRFFWVWHRPARPSAHNTWNGGNGNNGGVNNNQNTGGGYGGSNSWKGGNGNNGGVSNYQHG